The Thermus brockianus genome window below encodes:
- a CDS encoding sensor domain-containing diguanylate cyclase — MVPYGLGLLALLLFLGLFPPTAPWSERFLTPLVALGAGGYLLWRRAFPWGLGLLFWGLGDLGWTLGDLFARERSLGALAFEFPYIFGYGAFTWAILQVPGHPPRLTLLLLPVGAFGLATLWQGDLGVDRLYTAWDTGLLLLLLPRLEPIFQKRFLGSRALWGVGFLLVFMADLTYTYLEAQGGYPTGHPVHLLWPLGYLLLALGVAAENQGSTSFSTQVVALGGVFLLPATLLAEPTPWPIRILSLYAGLMGALGLLYAQHRGWRHTEEERLRWTRFLEELARLSPRVTQTLSPEAALLGALGAAQVLLPQAVGLEVRSRRGLVGARTPHILPVPLNGDAAYLYLREPLKENIPPGFLSLLGERLRQVLKQVEWGTLALTDPLTGLLNRRGLEAELPKLLALSGRYQAPVSVVMLDIDRFKRVNDTFGHPVGDEVLKRLGRILQASVRREDLAVRYGGEEFLLLLYGANRQAAKEVVERIRARFRTERVEPIPYALTLSAGIAGGEVPAGDGQLEEWILKADYALLRAKEAGRDRVTLA; from the coding sequence GTGGTTCCCTATGGGCTTGGGCTCCTAGCCCTGCTCCTATTCCTCGGTCTATTTCCCCCCACCGCTCCCTGGAGCGAACGCTTCCTTACCCCCTTGGTGGCCCTTGGGGCGGGTGGGTATCTCCTTTGGCGGCGCGCCTTCCCCTGGGGGCTTGGCCTCCTCTTTTGGGGGTTAGGGGACCTGGGCTGGACCCTGGGCGACCTTTTCGCAAGGGAGCGCTCCCTTGGGGCCTTGGCCTTTGAGTTCCCCTATATCTTCGGTTATGGGGCCTTCACCTGGGCCATCCTGCAGGTGCCGGGCCACCCCCCCAGGCTTACCCTTCTCCTTCTTCCCGTGGGCGCCTTTGGCCTCGCCACCCTTTGGCAAGGGGACCTGGGCGTGGACCGGCTTTACACCGCCTGGGACACCGGGCTTCTTCTCCTCCTCCTACCCCGGCTAGAACCCATTTTCCAAAAACGTTTCCTGGGTAGCAGGGCCCTTTGGGGTGTGGGCTTCCTCCTGGTCTTTATGGCCGATCTGACCTACACCTACCTGGAAGCCCAAGGCGGCTACCCCACGGGCCACCCGGTCCACCTCCTCTGGCCCCTAGGCTATTTGCTCCTGGCCTTGGGGGTGGCGGCGGAAAACCAGGGAAGCACCTCCTTCAGCACCCAGGTCGTGGCCCTTGGAGGGGTTTTCCTCCTGCCCGCCACCCTGCTAGCCGAACCCACGCCCTGGCCCATCCGCATCCTTTCCCTCTACGCCGGGCTTATGGGTGCTTTGGGCCTTCTCTACGCCCAACATCGGGGGTGGCGGCACACGGAGGAAGAGCGCCTTCGCTGGACCCGCTTCCTGGAAGAGCTCGCCCGCCTCTCCCCTCGCGTCACCCAGACCCTGAGCCCCGAGGCCGCCCTCCTGGGCGCCCTGGGAGCGGCGCAGGTGCTCCTGCCCCAGGCCGTGGGCCTGGAGGTGCGGAGCCGGCGGGGCCTGGTGGGGGCGCGCACCCCCCACATCCTTCCCGTACCCCTAAACGGGGATGCCGCCTACCTCTACCTGCGGGAGCCCTTAAAGGAAAACATTCCTCCAGGCTTCCTTTCCCTCCTGGGGGAGCGGCTTCGCCAGGTGCTCAAACAGGTGGAGTGGGGCACCCTGGCCCTCACCGACCCCCTCACGGGGCTTTTGAACCGGCGGGGCCTCGAGGCGGAGCTCCCCAAGCTCCTGGCCCTTTCCGGGCGGTACCAGGCCCCGGTGAGCGTGGTGATGCTGGACATTGACCGCTTCAAGCGGGTGAACGACACCTTCGGCCACCCCGTGGGGGACGAGGTGCTGAAGCGCCTCGGCCGCATCCTTCAGGCCAGCGTCCGCCGGGAGGACCTGGCGGTGCGCTACGGGGGCGAAGAGTTCTTGCTCCTCCTCTACGGCGCCAACCGCCAGGCCGCCAAGGAGGTGGTGGAACGCATCCGGGCCCGGTTCCGCACGGAGCGGGTGGAGCCCATCCCCTACGCCCTTACCCTCTCCGCCGGCATCGCCGGGGGGGAGGTGCCGGCAGGGGACGGCCAGCTGGAGGAGTGGATCCTGAAGGCGGACTACGCCCTCCTCAGGGCCAAGGAGGCGGGTCGGGACCGGGTCACCTTGGCTTGA